One window from the genome of Gopherus evgoodei ecotype Sinaloan lineage chromosome 2, rGopEvg1_v1.p, whole genome shotgun sequence encodes:
- the HTR5A gene encoding 5-hydroxytryptamine receptor 5A gives MDGLLNLSATPWAAAANRSGGGPPTALPGRAPLSVFGVLLLTLLALLAAATFLWNVLVLATILRVRAFHRVPHNLVASMAVSDVMVAALVMPLSLVHELAGRRWRLGRALCHVWIAFDVLCCTASIWNVTAIALDRYWSLSRHLEYTLRLRRCISNAMIALTWALSAVIALAPLLFGWGETYSEGNQECQVSQEPSYTVFSTFGAFYLPLCVVLFVYWKIYKAAKFRMGSRKSNSITPVAPEGLEVKASQQSQMVFTVRHATVTFQTDGDTWREQKEKKAVLMVGILIGVFVLCWIPFFITELINPLCSCDIPPIWKSIFLWLGYSNSFFNPLIYTAFNKNYNNAFRNLFSRQH, from the exons ATGGACGGGCTCCTGAACCTCTCCGCCACCCCATGGGCAGCCGCGGCCAACCGGAGCGGCGGCGGCCCCCCCACGGCCCTGCCCGGCCGGGCCCCGCTGTCGGTGTTCGGCGTCCTGCTGCTCACCCTGCTGGCGCTGCTGGCCGCCGCCACCTTCCTGTGGAACGTGCTGGTGCTGGCCACCATCCTGCGGGTGCGCGCCTTCCACCGCGTGCCCCACAACCTGGTGGCCTCCATGGCCGTCTCCGATGTGATGGTGGCGGCGCTGGTCATGCCCCTCAGCCTGGTGCACGAGTTGGCCGGGCGGCGCTGGCGGCTGGGCCGGGCGCTGTGCCACGTGTGGATCGCCTTCGACGTGCTGTGCTGCACGGCCAGCATCTGGAACGTGACGGCCATCGCCCTGGACCGCTACTGGTCCCTCAGCCGCCACCTGGAGTACACCCTGCGCCTCCGCCGCTGCATCTCCAACGCCATGATCGCCCTCACCTGGGCCCTCTCCGCCGTCATCGCCCTGGCCCCGCTGCTCTTCGGCTGGGGGGAGACCTACTCCGAGGGCAACCAGGAGTGCCAGGTCAGCCAGGAGCCCTCCTACACGGTCTTCTCCACCTTCGGCGCCTTCTACCTGCCGCTCTGTGTCGTGCTCTTTGTCTACTGGAAGATCTACAAGGCGGCCAAGTTTCGCATGGGATCCCGGAAGAGCAACTCCATCACTCCTGTCGCCCCCGAAGGGCTAGAG GTGAAGGCCTCCCAACAATCCCAGATGGTCTTCACAGTCCGCCATGCCACTGTTACCTTCCAGACTGATGGAGACACGTGGCGAGAGCAGAAGGAGAAGAAAGCTGTCCTCATGGTGGGCATCCTTATTGGAGTCTTCGTACTATGCTGGATCCCCTTCTTCATCACTGAACTCATCAACCCTCTCTGCTCTTGTGACATCCCACCCATTTGGAAAAGTATTTTTCTATGGCTCGGATATTCTAATTCCTTTTTTAATCCACTGATCTATACGGCTTTCAACAAAAACTACAACAATGCCTTCAGGAATCTGTTTTCCAGACAGCACTGA